The following are encoded in a window of Brevibacillus ruminantium genomic DNA:
- a CDS encoding MFS transporter — MRENHTALKREKLWTKKFVLLTLCNLFLFLNLQMMTPAFPAYVTDRFGASDFQTSLVISLFAFSAVITRIFTGKALQTKKSLTILLLGITVVLLATAGYIWSGSLMMLFVMRVLFGAGFGMTSTTFPTLAANVIPNQRMGEGMGYFGLSSSLAMSIAPVIGLFILGKFGFTALSVSAIVLVIAILPLLRAVQPESVSRTTAHQPQAQATDTNSRIPRIIWLPAFLNLLLGITYGGLISFLALFGKEVQIENVGWFFLCNAGAMVLIRPVSGKLFDKLGHWAVLPPGALCAVIGLLILPHATNVQILLLAALFYGLGYGTIQPSIQAWMIKEVSPSQRGIANGLFLNSIDLGIALGAMLLGVIASATSYSAMFGWSSLCMVLFLVIYLAYQLVWRRVKQPIAGKEMNA, encoded by the coding sequence CTGAGAGAGAATCATACTGCTTTAAAAAGAGAGAAATTATGGACAAAGAAATTTGTTCTGCTTACGTTGTGCAACCTTTTTCTGTTTTTGAATTTGCAAATGATGACCCCCGCTTTCCCGGCTTATGTGACCGATCGATTCGGAGCCAGTGACTTCCAGACAAGTCTGGTCATCAGCCTGTTTGCTTTTTCTGCCGTCATCACCCGGATTTTTACCGGAAAAGCACTGCAAACGAAAAAAAGCCTGACGATCCTGCTCCTCGGCATTACCGTCGTCCTTCTCGCCACAGCCGGCTACATCTGGTCTGGATCGTTGATGATGCTGTTTGTGATGCGTGTTTTATTCGGTGCCGGATTCGGTATGACAAGCACCACCTTTCCTACCCTTGCCGCCAATGTCATTCCCAATCAACGGATGGGGGAAGGCATGGGTTATTTTGGTTTGTCCTCCAGTCTTGCCATGTCGATTGCTCCAGTCATCGGACTCTTTATTTTGGGAAAATTCGGTTTTACCGCCCTGTCCGTTTCAGCCATCGTTTTGGTTATCGCCATTCTTCCGCTTTTGCGCGCCGTTCAGCCCGAGTCAGTCAGCCGAACCACTGCGCATCAGCCACAAGCACAAGCAACTGATACAAACAGCCGTATCCCCCGAATTATCTGGCTGCCAGCTTTCCTCAATCTGCTCTTGGGGATTACCTACGGCGGACTGATCAGCTTCCTGGCGCTCTTTGGAAAGGAAGTTCAGATCGAAAACGTCGGCTGGTTCTTTCTGTGCAACGCAGGCGCGATGGTGCTGATTCGTCCAGTCTCCGGAAAGCTGTTTGACAAGCTGGGCCATTGGGCTGTTCTCCCACCGGGAGCGCTTTGCGCGGTAATCGGACTTTTGATCCTCCCGCATGCGACCAACGTGCAGATTCTTCTGCTCGCCGCTCTGTTCTACGGACTCGGATACGGAACGATCCAACCGTCGATTCAGGCCTGGATGATTAAAGAAGTTTCTCCGTCCCAGCGCGGGATTGCCAACGGACTTTTTCTCAACTCCATCGATCTGGGCATCGCACTGGGGGCCATGCTGCTTGGCGTGATTGCATCGGCTACCAGCTACTCCGCCATGTTTGGCTGGTCCTCCCTGTGCATGGTGCTTTTCCTGGTCATCTATCTGGCCTACCAGCTCGTATGGAGACGGGTGAAGCAGCCGATTGCCGGAAAAGAAATGAACGCCTGA